A section of the Drosophila subobscura isolate 14011-0131.10 chromosome A, UCBerk_Dsub_1.0, whole genome shotgun sequence genome encodes:
- the LOC117892976 gene encoding ubiquitin-conjugating enzyme E2-22 kDa-like, which yields MADLAVLRIKREFQEVMNSDEIVQGSIKIELVNDSWTELLGEIAGPPDTPYEGGKFVLDIKVPPSYPFRPPKVRFVTAIWHPNISSATGTICLDILKDNWAAAMSLRTMLLSVQALLGSPEPDDPQDAVVGRQFKSNHEMFLLTAQHWTNAYAGGPHSFPDFDAKIEQLKEMGLGEHSARSVLSKENWNLQSAAEWLFS from the coding sequence atgGCGGATCTGGCAGTGTTACGCATTAAGCGGGAATTCCAGGAGGTCATGAACAGCGACGAGATCGTGCAGGGTTCCATAAAGATCGAACTGGTCAATGATAGTTGGACAGAGCTGCTCGGCGAGATAGCTGGGCCCCCCGACACACCATACGAAGGGGGCAAGTTTGTGCTGGACATTAAAGTGCCGCCGAGTTATCCCTTCAGACCGCCAAAGGTTCGTTTTGTGACTGCCATCTGGCATCCCAACATCTCATCGGCGACTGGCACCATTTGCCTGGACATACTGAAGGACAACTGGGCAGCGGCCATGTCGCTGCGCACCATGCTGCTGTCCGTGCAGGCCCTGCTGGGCTCTCCCGAACCCGACGATCCCCAGGACGCAGTGGTTGGCCGCCAGTTCAAGTCCAACCACGAAATGTTTCTGCTGACTGCGCAACACTGGACGAACGCGTATGCAGGCGGTCCGCACTCTTTTCCCGATTTTGATGCCAAAATCGAACAACTCAAGGAGATGGGCCTGGGAGAGCATTCTGCGCGCAGTGTCCTCTCCAAAGAGAACTGGAATTTGCAGAGTGCCGCAGAGTGGCTGTTCAGTTAG